In Streptomyces sp. NBC_00704, a genomic segment contains:
- a CDS encoding DMT family transporter — MAWVLLVVAGLLEVGWSVGMKFTEGFTRLVPSVFTGAGIVASMVLLSYAARSLPIGTAYGVWVGIGAAGAAVVGMAVLGEPVTAARIFFVCLLLVAVVGLKVTGGH, encoded by the coding sequence ATGGCCTGGGTTCTGCTCGTCGTCGCCGGTCTGCTGGAGGTGGGCTGGTCGGTGGGGATGAAGTTCACCGAGGGGTTCACCCGGCTGGTGCCGAGTGTGTTCACCGGCGCGGGGATCGTCGCGAGCATGGTGCTGCTGTCGTACGCGGCGCGCTCGCTGCCGATCGGGACGGCGTACGGGGTGTGGGTGGGGATCGGTGCGGCCGGGGCTGCGGTGGTGGGGATGGCGGTGCTGGGGGAACCGGTGACCGCCGCCCGGATCTTCTTCGTCTGTCTGCTGCTCGTCGCCGTGGTGGGGCTGAAGGTCACCGGAGGCCACTGA
- a CDS encoding GroES family chaperonin has product MLHDRVLVRQETGEGERRSGGGILIPATAAVGRRLAWAEVVAVGQNVRTVEPGDRVLYDPEDRAEVEVRGVAYVLMRERDLHAVAADRFEGSEDSTGLYL; this is encoded by the coding sequence ATGCTGCACGACCGTGTGCTCGTGCGGCAGGAGACCGGCGAGGGCGAGCGGCGTTCCGGTGGCGGCATCCTGATTCCCGCCACCGCGGCCGTCGGCCGCCGGCTGGCGTGGGCGGAGGTCGTCGCGGTGGGGCAGAACGTGCGGACGGTGGAGCCGGGGGACCGTGTGCTGTACGACCCGGAGGACCGGGCGGAGGTGGAGGTGCGGGGCGTGGCGTATGTGCTGATGCGGGAGCGCGACCTGCACGCCGTCGCCGCGGACCGGTTCGAGGGGTCGGAGGACTCGACGGGGCTGTACCTCTGA
- a CDS encoding DUF3618 domain-containing protein, with protein MAETSDTRTPAQIEADIRARREVLAETLDEIGVRVHPKTIVGDAKAKVVANVDHTLGRAYVQVNRVVSEVRAQFVDEDGAPRLERVVPAALVVVGVVGLLALGARRRQG; from the coding sequence GTGGCGGAGACGTCGGACACCAGAACCCCGGCGCAGATCGAGGCGGACATCAGGGCCCGCCGCGAGGTGCTGGCGGAGACGCTGGACGAGATCGGGGTGCGGGTGCACCCGAAGACCATCGTCGGGGACGCCAAGGCCAAGGTCGTCGCCAATGTCGATCACACCTTGGGCCGGGCCTATGTGCAGGTCAACCGGGTCGTGAGCGAGGTGCGGGCGCAGTTCGTGGACGAGGACGGCGCACCCCGGCTGGAGCGGGTGGTGCCGGCGGCGCTCGTCGTCGTCGGGGTCGTGGGGCTGCTGGCCCTGGGGGCCCGCCGGCGCCAGGGCTGA
- the bcp gene encoding thioredoxin-dependent thiol peroxidase, translating into MSERLQPGDVAPDFTLSDADGNQVSLSDHKGRKVIVYFYPAALTPGCTKQACDFTDNLELLTGAGYDVLGISPDSPEKLGKFRDKESLKVTLLADPDKTALDAYGAFGEKKNYGKTYMGVIRSTVVVDEEGKVERALYNVRATGHVAKIIKDLGI; encoded by the coding sequence ATGAGCGAGCGACTCCAGCCCGGGGACGTGGCCCCCGACTTCACCCTCTCCGACGCCGACGGCAACCAGGTCTCCCTGTCGGACCACAAGGGCCGCAAGGTCATCGTCTACTTCTACCCGGCCGCGCTGACCCCAGGCTGCACCAAGCAGGCCTGTGACTTCACCGACAACCTCGAACTGCTGACCGGCGCCGGCTACGACGTCCTCGGCATCTCCCCGGACAGCCCCGAGAAGCTGGGGAAGTTCCGTGACAAGGAGTCCCTGAAGGTCACCCTCCTGGCCGACCCGGACAAGACCGCGCTCGACGCGTACGGAGCGTTCGGCGAGAAGAAGAACTACGGCAAGACGTACATGGGCGTCATCCGCTCCACCGTCGTGGTGGACGAGGAGGGCAAGGTCGAACGAGCCCTCTACAACGTCCGCGCCACCGGCCACGTCGCCAAGATCATCAAGGACCTGGGCATCTGA
- the rdgB gene encoding RdgB/HAM1 family non-canonical purine NTP pyrophosphatase gives MTRLILATRNAGKITELRSILADAGLPHDLVGADAYPDIPDVKETGVTFAENALLKAHALAQATGHPAVADDSGLCVDVLNGAPGIFSARWSGRHGDDRANLDLLLAQLSDIAEEHRAAHFACAAALALPDGTERVVEGRLRGVLRFAPAGAGGFGYDPILQPDGETRTCAELTPAEKNAISHRGKAFRELVPAVRELLG, from the coding sequence ATGACCCGCCTGATCCTCGCCACCCGCAACGCCGGAAAGATCACCGAACTCAGGTCGATCCTCGCCGACGCAGGACTGCCCCACGACCTCGTCGGCGCGGACGCCTACCCCGACATCCCCGACGTCAAGGAAACCGGCGTCACCTTCGCCGAGAACGCCCTGCTCAAGGCCCATGCCCTCGCACAGGCCACCGGCCACCCGGCCGTCGCCGACGACTCCGGCCTCTGCGTCGACGTCCTCAACGGCGCCCCCGGCATCTTCTCGGCCCGCTGGTCCGGCCGACACGGCGACGACCGCGCCAACCTGGACCTCCTCCTGGCCCAGCTCTCCGACATCGCCGAGGAACACCGGGCCGCGCACTTCGCCTGCGCCGCGGCCCTCGCCCTCCCGGACGGCACCGAACGCGTCGTCGAGGGCCGGCTGCGCGGAGTGCTGCGCTTCGCCCCCGCGGGTGCGGGCGGCTTCGGCTACGACCCGATCCTCCAGCCGGACGGCGAGACGCGCACCTGCGCGGAACTGACACCGGCGGAGAAGAACGCCATCAGCCACCGGGGCAAGGCCTTCCGGGAACTGGTGCCGGCGGTACGGGAACTGCTGGGCTGA
- the rph gene encoding ribonuclease PH, translating into MSRIDGRTPQQLRPVTIERGWSKHAEGSVLVSFGDTKVFCTASVTEGVPRWRKGSGEGWVTAEYSMLPRATNTRGDRESVRGKIGGRTHEISRLIGRSLRAVIDYKALGENTIVLDCDVLQADGGTRTAAITGAYVALADAVTWAQGKKLIKAGRQPLTGTVSAVSVGIVAGVPLLDLCYQEDVRADTDMNVVCTGDGRFVEVQGTAEAEPFARDELNSLLDLAVSGCAELTALQRAALDALPEK; encoded by the coding sequence ATGTCTCGAATCGACGGCCGCACCCCCCAACAGCTCCGCCCCGTCACCATCGAACGCGGCTGGAGCAAGCACGCCGAGGGCTCCGTCCTCGTCTCCTTCGGCGACACCAAGGTCTTCTGCACCGCCTCCGTCACCGAAGGCGTCCCCCGCTGGCGCAAGGGCAGCGGCGAAGGCTGGGTCACCGCGGAGTACTCCATGCTCCCCCGCGCCACCAACACCCGCGGCGACCGCGAGTCCGTCCGCGGCAAGATCGGCGGCCGCACCCACGAGATCTCCCGCCTCATCGGACGCTCGCTGCGCGCCGTCATCGACTACAAGGCGCTCGGCGAGAACACCATCGTCCTCGACTGCGACGTCCTCCAGGCCGACGGCGGCACCCGCACCGCCGCCATCACGGGCGCCTACGTCGCCCTGGCCGACGCCGTCACCTGGGCCCAGGGCAAGAAGCTCATCAAGGCCGGCCGCCAGCCCCTCACCGGCACGGTGTCCGCCGTCTCCGTCGGCATCGTCGCCGGAGTCCCGCTCCTCGACCTCTGCTACCAGGAAGACGTCCGCGCCGACACCGACATGAACGTCGTCTGCACCGGCGACGGCCGCTTCGTCGAGGTCCAAGGCACCGCCGAGGCCGAGCCGTTCGCCCGCGACGAACTCAACTCCCTTCTCGACCTCGCCGTTTCCGGCTGCGCCGAACTCACCGCCCTCCAGCGCGCGGCACTCGACGCCCTTCCGGAAAAGTAA
- a CDS encoding PTS glucose/sucrose transporter subunit IIB codes for MATKAEKIVAGLGGLDNIEEIEGCITRLRTEVNDPSKVDEAALKAAGAHGVVKMGTAIQVVIGTDADPIAAEIEDMM; via the coding sequence ATGGCCACCAAGGCTGAGAAGATCGTCGCCGGACTCGGCGGCCTCGACAACATCGAAGAGATCGAAGGCTGCATCACCCGCCTGCGCACCGAGGTCAACGACCCCTCGAAGGTCGACGAAGCCGCCCTGAAGGCCGCCGGCGCCCACGGCGTCGTCAAGATGGGCACCGCCATCCAGGTCGTCATCGGCACCGACGCCGACCCCATCGCGGCGGAGATCGAAGACATGATGTGA